From the genome of Streptomyces ficellus:
CCAGGCCTGCCCCGGCCTGTCCACAGGCCCGTGGCCGCTGCGTCCCCGGCCTGTCCACAGGCCCTGACGCCGCGTCCGGGGGGCTGCCATGATGACCGCATGCCGACGCTGCTGCTCGCCCTCGCCGTCATCTCCACCGGCCTGTACGCCGGGTTCATGCTGATCTTCCTGACCGGGATCATGCCCGCCCTGGCGAGGCTGACGGACGAGCAGTTCGTGACGGCCATGCGGCGCGTCAACGAGTTCGTGCCCCGGGCGGTGTTCCTCGCCGTCTTCGCGGGCGTGGTCGTCTTCCCGGTCCTGGCCCTCGCGATACCCGTCGAGGGCGCGTCCGACGGCCGGCGGTGGCTGATCGTCGCCGGTCTGGCGTGCGCGGTGCTCAACCACCTCGTCACCATCGCCGGCAACATCCCGCTCAACAACGCGCTCGCCGCCTCGGAGGGCGAGGCGCCCGGCGCCGTACGACAGGCGTTCGAGTCCCGGTGGAACGCCTTCCACCTGCTGCGCACCCTGCTGATCACCGCGTCGTTCGCCCTGCTCGTCACGGCCTCGGTCACCTGACCGGGTGATGCGCCGTTTGCAGTACGGCGAGTGGCGTGCGGCACCGCGCCGTGTCCGGATGGTCGGGTGACCCTCGCGAGGTGAGGGTCACCCACCGACCGACGAGAAACGGACGACCACACGTGATCCGCACCCACCGCTGGGCCGCCACGGCCTTCACCTGTCTGACCCTGACCGGCATAGCCGCCGGTCCCGCCGCCGCCACGGCCCCCGCCGACGGCTCCTCCAACGCCCACGCCACCGACGCGGCGTTCCTCCGCGCCTCCCACCAGGGGAACCTGACCGAGATCGCGGCGGGGAAGGACGCCCGGAAGAACGCCACCACCGACTGTGTGAAGAAGGTCGGCGAGGTGCTCGTCCGCGACCACACCAAGCTCGACGCGGACACCCGGGCGCTCGCCGACGACCAGGGTGTCGACCTGCCCCTCGCGCCCACGAAGGAACAGCAGGACACCCTCGCGGACGTGATGTCCAAGGCGGGCACCGAGGCCTACGACCACGCGTGGCTGAAGGCCCAGGCCGCCGCCCACGAGAAGACCCTGGCCCGGATCGACAACCAGGTCGCCAACGGGAAGAACGCCCGGGTGACCGCCGCCGCCAAGGCCGCCCGCCCGGTCGTCGCCATGCACCTGGACATGGTCCGCGGTGGTGAGTGCCACGCCGGGGCGGCCCCCAAGGCCATCCACGCCGGCAACGGCGGCCCGGTCGCGACGTCCCTGGCGGCCGGCGTACCGGTCGCGGTCGCCGTACCGGCGCTCGCGGTCGGCGGCCTCCTGGTGGCGGGCGGAGCCTTCTGGGCCGCGTCCCGGATGCGCCGCAACGACAACCGCTGACCCACGGGGACGGGTGACGCCCGTGGGCGCCTGGCCGCGCAACCCGCGTGACGAGTTCCCGCCGCCGCGGGGGCGCGAGGAGTCCGGCCCGGACCGCGTGCTGGTCCGGGCCGGACTCGCCGCGGTCGCCACCGCGCTCGTGGCGTACCTCTTCCCGTTCTATCCGGCTCCCGTGCGGGCGCCGGACGCGGGCGTCCTGCCGGGGTCGTCCGCCGCGGCGCCGCCCGCCGCCGGCAGGGCCGGGGCGTACTCGCCGCCCGTGTCGCTCGGCGTCCCGGGCCACCTGCGCCCCACACCGGTCGACCCGGTCACCGCGGACCGGACCGGGGCCATGGCCGTGCCGGAGTCGCCCGCCCGCCTGGGCTGGTGGGCCCTCGGCGCACCCCCCGGCGCCGCCCGCGGCACCGTCCTGCTGGCCGGCCACCTCGACTCGGCCGCCGAGGGCGCGGGCCCCTTCGAGGCCCTCCACGACGTGCCCCTGGGTGCCCGGGCGCACCTCACCACGGCGGACGGCAGGCACCACACGTACCGGATCGTCGCCCGGCGCACGTACGCCAAGGAGGCCCTGCCCCAGGACGTCTTCACCCCGCGCGGGACGCCCCGCCTGGTCCTGGTCACCTGCACCGGCACCTTCGACCCCGCCACGCACGCGTACGCCGAGAACCTGGTGCTCTACGGGGAGCCGGCCCGGTAGGACCTGTCGGCCGGCCGCCGCCTACCGGAAGGCGGCGATGTGGCGTGCGGCCCAGTCCGCGAACGTGCGGGGCGCGCGGCCCAGGATCCGCTCGGTGTCCGGGCTGACGCGCTGCTCGGCGGCCGTGGGCTCGCCGAGGATGTCGAGGGTCGTCTCCACGACCGGCGCGGGCAGGAAGCGCAGCATCTGCTCGCGGGCCTCGTCGCGCGTCTGCTCCACGAACCGGACGGGTTCGCCGAGCGCCTCCGCGACGGCCGCGGCCCGCTCGCGGGGCGTGCTGGGCGCCGGCCCGGTCAGTTCGTAGGCGCGCGTGTGGTGGCCGTCCTCCGTCATGGCGGCCGCGGCGACCTCGGCGATGTCGTCCGGGTCGACGACCGGGAGGCCGGTGTCGGCGAACGGCGCGGCGATCAGCCGCTGGGCGCGGACCGACTCGGCCCAGGCGTACGCGTTGGAGGCGAAGCCGCCGGGACGCAGGACCGTCCACTCCAGGCCGGACTCCCGGACGGCGTCCTCGATGGCGCGTGCCGTGTGCCCGTGGGACGCCGACGCGGGACGGGTGACGACTCCTTGGGAGGAGAGCAGCACCACGCGCCCGACCCCGGCGGCCTTGGCGACGCCGAGGAGGGCCCGGGGGGCCAGCCGGTGCATGCTGGGGCCCCCGTTCTGGAGGAACAGCGTGCCGGCGCCCTCGAGGACCGGCCGCAGGCTCTCGGCGTCGACCAGGTCGGCCCGCGCGTACCGGACGCCGTCCGGCACGCCGGCCGCCGAGATGTTCCGGGACGTCGCCCTCACCGGCTCTCCGGCGGCCGCGAGGATCCGAACCAGCGATCGGCCGACGTTGCCCGTCGCCCCCGTCACCACGTACATGCCGAACTCCCCTGCAATGGTGGGTGGTTGCCGACCCCTTGGCCGACGTGGGGACGCTAACACCGCCCGTATAGTAGGTACCTAGAGGAAAGTGACTGTGGCGGAGGGAAGCGCATGACGGACACCCGTACCCGGACGACTCCCACGGCGACCGATCCCGAACTCGCCTGCCCGGTCAGCCCGGTGGTCGACATCGTGTTCAGCCGCTGGACCACGCCGATCCTGTGGACCCTGCACACGCACGGCCGTCAGCGGTTCGTCGAACTGGAACGGCGCATCGCCCGGATCACCCCCAAGGTGCTGACCCAGCGCCTGCGCCAACTCGAACGCGACGGCCTGGTGGTGCGCACCTATCACCCGGAGGTCCCGCCCCGGGTCGAGTACGAGATCAGCGCTCTGGGCCGCAGCCTCGCCCCGCTCTTCGCCCACCTCGCCGAGTGGGCCGCGGAGAACCTCACCAAGGTCGAGCGGGCCCGCGACGCCTACGACGCGGACGACACGAACGGCTCCCGCTGACGGGCGGAACGAAGGTGTGCGCCCCCGGCAGGACTCGAACCTGCGGCCAAGCGCTTAGAAGGCGCCTGCTCTATCCACTGAGCTACGGGGGCCGGTGTTGGCCGTGTGGCCTGGAGCCCCTGCTGGGTGGTCCGTGACCTTGCCGGGGACAAGGATAGGGCTCCGATCGCCTTGACCCGGTCGCTTCGCCTGCGTGGCACGATGTGGAGGTTCGGTGAAGCGAACCGATAATCGCAGGCAGGTGCGATTCCTGCAGCGCTTTTCGCGTCTCACGCCCCGGGTGTTGTGTACTCGTTATGCCTGTGTCCCACTCATCCCGTCTGTCTCATGTGTCTGATCGGCGCGCAGGGAGCGTCATACGCTTCAAAAAGGTCATGAAATTGGGCATTCTTCGCATGTGGTGACCTTGGACGTACGGCCTCAGCTCATCGACGCACTCTCCGCCCTGCGCGACCGTGTCGCCGCCGTGCGTCTCCCACTGCCCCTTCCGGGCGCGCCACGGGCCCGGCAGACGCGGGCCGAGCTGCTCGCGCAGCTCGACGACTACCTGGTGCCCCGGCTCAAGGAACCCGAGGCTCCGCTGCTCGCCGTCATCGGCGGGTCCACCGGGGCCGGGAAGTCGACGCTCGTCAACTCCCTCGTAGGGCGGCGGGTCAGCGAGGCCGGGGTGCTCAGACCCACCACCCGCACACCCGTCCTTGTCTGCCATCCGGACGACCACCACTGGTTCGCCGGGATGCGGGTGCTGCCCCAGCTCACCCGCGTATGGGCGGCCCCGGACGGGGAGGCCGAGCCGGAGGACGGCAAGCAGGAGCGCGCCCTGCGGGTCGAGACCGCCGACACCGTCCCGCGCGGACTGGCCCTGCTCGACGCCCCCGACATCGACTCCCTCGTCGTCGAGAGCCGCGAACTCGCCGCCGAGCTGATCTGCGCCGCCGACGTGTGGGTGATGGTGACGACCGCCTCGCGCTACGCCGACGCCGTGCCCTGGCACCTGCTGCGCACCGCCAAGGAGTACGACGCCACCCTCGTCACCGTCCTCGACCGGGTGCCGCACCAGGTCATCAACGAGGTCTCACGCCAGTACGAGGCGCTCCTCGCCCGCGCCGGTCTCGGCGAGGTGCCCCGGTTCACCATCCCCGAACTGCCCGAGTCCGCCGGCGGCGGCCACGGACTCCTGCCCGACACCGCCGTCGCCCCGCTGCGCGCCTGGCTCGCCCACCGCACCCAGGACCCCGCCGCCCGCCAGCAGACCGTCGGACGCACGGCCGGCGGGGTGATCGACTCGCTGAACGCCCGGCTGCCGGAGCTGGCCGGGGCCGTCGCCGCCCAGTACGCCGCCGCCGTCCGCCTCACCGGCGCCGTCCAGGGCGCCTACGAGCAGGAGGGCGAACGCGTACGGCGCGAGCTGCGGCGCGGAGCCGTACTCGCCGGGGACGCCCGCACCCGCTGGCGCGGCTACCCCCGCGACTGCACGGCCACCGAACTGCTCGACTCCCTCGCCGAGTCCCTGACCGCTCTCCTTCAGTGCGCCGTCGCCGCCGCCGACGACCACGTACGGGAATCCTGGCGGCGCGAACCGGCCGCCCGGGTGCTCGACGCGGGCGCCGGGAGGTCCTCCGGGCCCGACCGCGAGACCGGGGAGCGCATCGGCATGGCCGTACGCCGCTGGCGGCGCGTCCTGGAGGAGCTGGCCGAGGACGAGGTACGGCGCATGGACCGCGCCGCCGCCCCCGACCCCGAGACGGTGGCCGCCCTCCTCGCGGCCGCGCTGCTCGGCGGGCGCAGGGCGCGCAGCGCCGGGGAACGGCTCGCCGAACTGCTCGGCGCCCAGGGCGCGCTGCGGCTGCGCGATCGGGGCGGCGAGCTGGTGACCGCGTACATCGACCGCGTCCTGCACGAGGAGCGGGTCCGGCGGCTCGAACCGCTCCGGGCCCTCGACGTGACCCCCGAACCACAGTCCGAGCTCATCGCCGCACTGTCCCGACTGCAGAAGGAGAGGTGACGGCGGTGAGCGCCGTTGACGAACGCTGGGACGACGGACTGATCGCCCGCCGCGCCCAGGAACAGGCCGCCGCCGACGGCGACGCGCCGGCGGACGAGCCGCACGTCCCGATCGGGGAGGCGTACGCCGGAACGCTGCGCTCGCGGCTGGACGCCCTGCGCGAACTCGTCGGCCTGTCCAGGACCCGGCTGGACGGCGACACGCTCGCCGAGGCCGGACGGGTCCTGGACGAGGCCGCCGCGCGGCAGCGGCTGTCGTCCCGGCACACCGTCGTCGCCATCGCCGGACCCACCGGGAGCGGCAAGTCGACACTGATCAACGCGCTGGCGGGCGTACCCGTGTCGGAGACCGGGCTCCGCAGGCCCACCACCGCCAACCCCATCGCCTGCACCTGGTCCGAGGGCGCGGCCGGGCTGCTGGACCGGCTGGCCATCCCGGGACGGCTGCGGCGCAGGCCGCTGGCCGGCGGAGCGGGCGACGAGGCGCTGCAGGGCCTGGTCCTGGTCGACCTGCCCGACCACGACTCGGCGGTCGTCGCCCACCGCGACCAGGTCGACCGGGTGCTGGCCCTGGTCGACGCCGTCATCTGGGTCGTCGACCCGGAGAAGTACGCGGACGCGGCCCTGCACGAGCGCTACCTGCGCCCCCTGGCGGGCCATGCCGAGGTGACCTTCGTGGTCCTCAACCAGGTCGACCGGCTCCCCGGCGACGCCGCCCACCAGGTGCTGGACGACCTGCGGCGGCTGCTGGACGAGGACGGGATGGCCCTCGGCGAGCACGGCGAACCGGGCGCCACCGTCCTCGCCGTGTCCGCGCTCACCGGCGAGGGCGTGGGGGAACTGCGCGAACTCCTCGGCGCGTTCGTCCAGGGCCGCGGCGCCGCCGAACGGCGCCTGTCGGCGGACGTGGACGCGGCGGCCGCCCGGCTGCGCCCGGTGTACATGGCCGACGGCCACCCCGGTCTGGGCGAGCGTTCCCGCGAGGACTTCGGCGCGCGGCTCGCGGTCGCCGTCGGCGCCCGGGCGGCCGGCGAGGCGGCGGAACGCGAATGGCGGCGCAACGCGGGACGCGCCTGCGGGACGCCCTGGCTGCGGCTGTGGCGCTGGTACGAGCGGATGCGGACGCACGGGGGCGTGGCGGGCGCGGAGGAGGGCGCCGAGCAGAGCGCCGCCTCCGCGGAGGAGGACGAGCTGACGGCGCGCCAGCGGGTCGAGCAGGCCGTACGGGTGGTCGCCGACGAGGCCTCGCGCGGGCTGCCGGCACCCTGGGCGCAGGCGGTGCGCGAGGCGGCGGTACGCGGGGCCCGCGGCCTTCCGGAGGCGCTGGACGAGCTGGCGGTGTCGGTGGCGGCGCCCCCGGCGGGCGGCAGGCCGCCCCGGCCCGCGTGGTGGCCGGCCGCCGTACTGGCGCAGGCGGCCATGACGCTGCTCCAGTTCTACGGCGCCCTGTGGCTGGTCGGCCAGATCGTCGGCGTCCTCGAACCGGGCCTCGTCCCGCCGGTCCTGGTCATGCTCGCGGGCATCCTCGGCGGGCCCCTGGTGGAGTGGGCGTGCGCGGCGGCGGCCCGGGGCCCGGCCCGGCGGTACGGGCAGGAGACGGAGCGCCGGCTGCGCGAGGCGGCGGCGGGGTGCGGGCGGGCGAGGGTGCTCGACCCGGTGGCGGCGGAGCTGATGCGGTACCGCGAGGTGCGCGAGCGGTACGCACACGTGGCGCGCCGGCGCGGCGACGGTAGCGGCCCCGCCTCGGTGATCGTCCGGACGGTCGGGGGACGGGGAGGGGCGGTGGGGCCGGTGGGAGCTGTAGGGCCGGTAGGAGCTGTGGGGCCTGTGGGACAGGTCGCACAGGTGGGGTCTCCGGGACTTTCTGAGCCTTCTGGGTCTTCCGGGACTTCGGGGGCCCCGGGGGCCTCGGGACCGTTGGGACAACTCGGGCTCACGGGGCTGAAGGGCCTGCGGAGGTTGTGACGTCCGCGGGCGGTGTGGGGGACGTGACGGGTGTGGGCGAGGAGGCGGGTCTGGGCGGCGGCCGGATGGACGTCCCCCTTGCGGGTGGTGTCCTTGTCCACAAACCGGGCCTCATCCACAGGGCCGGGTGGGATTTCGGCGGGCGGGCCAGCATGAGGTCAGTCAGCAGGACGACCGTGAGGGGTGGGTGTCATGAACGACACGATGGTGACGGTGGTGGGCAATGTCGCGACGAGCGTGGACTACCGCGACACCGCGATGGGAGGCGTGGCGAAATTCCGGTTCGCGGCGACCGCGCGCCGCTGGGACCGCGAGAAGGCGGCCTGGGTGGACGGACACACGAGTTTCTGCACGGTGAGCGCGTGGCGGGCGCTGGCCGCCAACCTGGCCGCGTCGGTGTCGGTCGGTGACCCGCTGGTCGTCCACGGGCGGCTGAGGGTGCGGGAGGAGGACTGGGACGGTCAGCGCCGGACGTTCGTCGACCTCGAGGCGTCGGCGGCCGGACACGACCTGACGCGCGGGACCTCGGCGTTCAGGAGGGTGACGAAGGGCGAGCCCCGCGCGGCGGACCGGACGGGCGACGGGAGCGAGCCGGCCGGGGCGGGCGGCGACGGCGGCGCGACCGGGACGAACGGGACCACCGGGACCACCGGAACGACCGGGTCGGCGGGGGCGGCGGGAGGTGGTGCGGCGGACCGGCAGGCCGAGCTGGTGTCGTGACGGTGTGTCAGGGGTGGGCCACCGAGCGGCGCGGTGATGTGGAGATTCGGCGAGTACGGGCCTCGTGAACCGGCGTTCGCGATAACGATTC
Proteins encoded in this window:
- a CDS encoding DUF1772 domain-containing protein, which encodes MPTLLLALAVISTGLYAGFMLIFLTGIMPALARLTDEQFVTAMRRVNEFVPRAVFLAVFAGVVVFPVLALAIPVEGASDGRRWLIVAGLACAVLNHLVTIAGNIPLNNALAASEGEAPGAVRQAFESRWNAFHLLRTLLITASFALLVTASVT
- a CDS encoding DUF4142 domain-containing protein, producing the protein MIRTHRWAATAFTCLTLTGIAAGPAAATAPADGSSNAHATDAAFLRASHQGNLTEIAAGKDARKNATTDCVKKVGEVLVRDHTKLDADTRALADDQGVDLPLAPTKEQQDTLADVMSKAGTEAYDHAWLKAQAAAHEKTLARIDNQVANGKNARVTAAAKAARPVVAMHLDMVRGGECHAGAAPKAIHAGNGGPVATSLAAGVPVAVAVPALAVGGLLVAGGAFWAASRMRRNDNR
- a CDS encoding class F sortase, whose amino-acid sequence is MGAWPRNPRDEFPPPRGREESGPDRVLVRAGLAAVATALVAYLFPFYPAPVRAPDAGVLPGSSAAAPPAAGRAGAYSPPVSLGVPGHLRPTPVDPVTADRTGAMAVPESPARLGWWALGAPPGAARGTVLLAGHLDSAAEGAGPFEALHDVPLGARAHLTTADGRHHTYRIVARRTYAKEALPQDVFTPRGTPRLVLVTCTGTFDPATHAYAENLVLYGEPAR
- a CDS encoding NAD(P)H-binding protein, encoding MYVVTGATGNVGRSLVRILAAAGEPVRATSRNISAAGVPDGVRYARADLVDAESLRPVLEGAGTLFLQNGGPSMHRLAPRALLGVAKAAGVGRVVLLSSQGVVTRPASASHGHTARAIEDAVRESGLEWTVLRPGGFASNAYAWAESVRAQRLIAAPFADTGLPVVDPDDIAEVAAAAMTEDGHHTRAYELTGPAPSTPRERAAAVAEALGEPVRFVEQTRDEAREQMLRFLPAPVVETTLDILGEPTAAEQRVSPDTERILGRAPRTFADWAARHIAAFR
- a CDS encoding winged helix-turn-helix transcriptional regulator, whose protein sequence is MTDTRTRTTPTATDPELACPVSPVVDIVFSRWTTPILWTLHTHGRQRFVELERRIARITPKVLTQRLRQLERDGLVVRTYHPEVPPRVEYEISALGRSLAPLFAHLAEWAAENLTKVERARDAYDADDTNGSR
- a CDS encoding dynamin family protein translates to MDVRPQLIDALSALRDRVAAVRLPLPLPGAPRARQTRAELLAQLDDYLVPRLKEPEAPLLAVIGGSTGAGKSTLVNSLVGRRVSEAGVLRPTTRTPVLVCHPDDHHWFAGMRVLPQLTRVWAAPDGEAEPEDGKQERALRVETADTVPRGLALLDAPDIDSLVVESRELAAELICAADVWVMVTTASRYADAVPWHLLRTAKEYDATLVTVLDRVPHQVINEVSRQYEALLARAGLGEVPRFTIPELPESAGGGHGLLPDTAVAPLRAWLAHRTQDPAARQQTVGRTAGGVIDSLNARLPELAGAVAAQYAAAVRLTGAVQGAYEQEGERVRRELRRGAVLAGDARTRWRGYPRDCTATELLDSLAESLTALLQCAVAAADDHVRESWRREPAARVLDAGAGRSSGPDRETGERIGMAVRRWRRVLEELAEDEVRRMDRAAAPDPETVAALLAAALLGGRRARSAGERLAELLGAQGALRLRDRGGELVTAYIDRVLHEERVRRLEPLRALDVTPEPQSELIAALSRLQKER
- a CDS encoding GTPase, with the translated sequence MTAVSAVDERWDDGLIARRAQEQAAADGDAPADEPHVPIGEAYAGTLRSRLDALRELVGLSRTRLDGDTLAEAGRVLDEAAARQRLSSRHTVVAIAGPTGSGKSTLINALAGVPVSETGLRRPTTANPIACTWSEGAAGLLDRLAIPGRLRRRPLAGGAGDEALQGLVLVDLPDHDSAVVAHRDQVDRVLALVDAVIWVVDPEKYADAALHERYLRPLAGHAEVTFVVLNQVDRLPGDAAHQVLDDLRRLLDEDGMALGEHGEPGATVLAVSALTGEGVGELRELLGAFVQGRGAAERRLSADVDAAAARLRPVYMADGHPGLGERSREDFGARLAVAVGARAAGEAAEREWRRNAGRACGTPWLRLWRWYERMRTHGGVAGAEEGAEQSAASAEEDELTARQRVEQAVRVVADEASRGLPAPWAQAVREAAVRGARGLPEALDELAVSVAAPPAGGRPPRPAWWPAAVLAQAAMTLLQFYGALWLVGQIVGVLEPGLVPPVLVMLAGILGGPLVEWACAAAARGPARRYGQETERRLREAAAGCGRARVLDPVAAELMRYREVRERYAHVARRRGDGSGPASVIVRTVGGRGGAVGPVGAVGPVGAVGPVGQVAQVGSPGLSEPSGSSGTSGAPGASGPLGQLGLTGLKGLRRL
- a CDS encoding single-stranded DNA-binding protein, with the translated sequence MNDTMVTVVGNVATSVDYRDTAMGGVAKFRFAATARRWDREKAAWVDGHTSFCTVSAWRALAANLAASVSVGDPLVVHGRLRVREEDWDGQRRTFVDLEASAAGHDLTRGTSAFRRVTKGEPRAADRTGDGSEPAGAGGDGGATGTNGTTGTTGTTGSAGAAGGGAADRQAELVS